The following DNA comes from Methanothermus fervidus DSM 2088.
CATGTTATACCATTTATATTAGGATTAATAGGTATATTATTAATGTGTACAGGAGTTATGGATGATAAGCCGATGTACACTTCTTTAGGATTAATTATATTTTTTGTGGGTGGATTACTGCCATTTATAATTTTACCAATAATTCTAGGTCTCTAAATATAAAGCGGAAATTCACCTTTATGTAATGCTGTGCCTACTAATATTTTTTTTATTCCGAAATTTTTTATTTTTGGAACATCTTTGAGTGTTATACCTCCTCCTAAAATCAATTTATCCTTTAAATCTTTAAATATTTCTATAATATTTTCATTAATACCCTTCTCTGTACCTACTCTACTAATATCTAACAATATTATTTCGGAAGATATACCAAGATCTAAAAGCTTATCTCTAAAATCAATCAGGGAAATATCTAAATTTTTTGAATATAATTTATCATCCTTAATGTCTACACTAACAACAATTCTACTTGTAGGGAATTTTGAAACAATTTTTTCTAGTTCTTCAAAACTTTCTAAAGTTTCTGTAGCTACTATCACTTGCCTTGAAAAATTTAAAAGAAATTTAAATGTTTTAAAATCGTTGACACCAAAATCAAGCATTGTTGGAATAATATAATTTATCTTCTTTGCAATCTCTAGATTATTGCCAGTTCTCTCTATTCCATTTAAATCTGCAATATATATTCGTCTAGCTCCCTGTCTTCTTAATGATAATGCAATCTCTATAGGATCCGGCGATCTTGAATAAATGGTTTTTAATGGAGTATATGTTTCTCTTTTTCCAGATTTGCCAGCTACTGCAATTCCATCTTTAATATCTAAGACAGGTATTACTTCTATCATTTTTGAACCAATATGAGCTTTCCAGTTCTAGGATCTTTGTATACTGTACCCAGTTCAGCATATCCCTGTCCACTACCTTTAGATACCTCAGGAGTCTGATTCAGCTCTTTTCCCTGTTTAACTTCAATACTTTTCTTTACAGCTTCCATTAATTCTCTTTTTTCTTGTAGACTCATTTTTGCAAAAACAAGGCTTTGCATGTTCCATGCCATGATGAAGAATACAGCGAATGCCATTGCAAGCACAAACATGCAATCAACAAAATTTATTGCTCCACTAAGTGGATCTTCTTCATGGTGATAATCGCTCAATCTCCTTCTCCCTCTCCTCCTCAACATTCTCCATCACCTCCAATATAGCCTCAGCCAGAGTTTCCAAGTTAACCAGATATTCCTCAAACCATCTTTTCCTAACCTTTGATACAAAGAAAGAGATTGCACTTGAAGCAAGTCCAAGTATTGCTGCATCAAAAGCAACTAAGAAGTGATTTGCTAGCTGAGTTATGTCTCCGGCTCCCAAAGCAACTAATCCAGGACCTATTGGAATTAAAGTTCCGAGGAGTCCTACCTGTGGACCAAGCCTTGTTATTGAATCTGTTATTTCAACAGATTTCATGGCTTTCAGTTCTTCTCCTTCAACATATCTCCTTGCAAGTGCTTCTCTTGTCCTTGAATCTAAGTCCTCTGTGTTTGCAATATCTGTTAATATTTCTTTTTGCCTCTCTGGGAGCTTTGAATTATTTATTATCTCTATTATCTCCTTTGGATCCCCTGGATTTGAGATGTTGTATATGGCTTCCTTTATTTCATCTACATCAACTCTAACCCTTCCAACATATTCAGCAATCAATCCTCCAAGTGCAACTACACTATAAGCAACAAATGCCAGCAATGTTACTATTGCTGGGATTAGGAGGCTTTGTGAAACTACATGCATAATTCCTTGGAGTGCTTCTGATCCTGGGACTGCTGGCAATTTATCACCTCACAAAAACGCTTTTTTTCTTGTAATAATACCCTCCCACTATTAGTAGGGCAAAGAGTGCTAATGCAGTACTTAATAAAATATGTGGTGCAGGAACATTTACTGGAGAGAATTTACTACTTGCTAAGGCACTAATATTCGGAATCAAAATAGTTGCAATCAAGAAATAAAGTCCAACAAATAACATAAAATTCCCTAAGATTATGGGATATGGTTTATTCAAAGCATCTACAATTACTTTTGAAAACAAATAAAACACTGCTATAAACACGGATAAAAGTATTGCAGAATACTTTCCTAATAGTAAAGATGAAACACCCACCATTGGAGCTGCTAATATTATTGCAGCTAATACTGCACCAAAACAACATGGACATGGTGCTACCATTGCTAAACATGTCATCTGCGCGGTATTTTTCTTTTTCTGTTTCCATTCATGTAATGTATGAATGCCTGCTGCTATTAAAATTGCGGCCATCAGAAGAGTTATATAAACTATGTATTTGTTAAGTGTTGGGTATATGTTCCCTATTGCTTTCCCTAGAATCCAAATTAATAAATAAAGACCTACTCCATAACCAATTATTATACCTGCTGCATATCGACGTCTTAACCCAGCAAATCCTATTGCTAACCCTATTTTTGCACCAAATATTAAAAGAACAGATATAATTCCTAACTCCCATGCTATAGTAATAATATTCATAAAGATATCCTCCAAAATAGTAATAATCTAGTAATCTATATTATTTTTCTTTATTTCTTTACTTTATATTAACTTTATATATTTTTTAACTTTAACTTTAAGTCCATTTTCAATCTAGTAAAAATAATAAACAAAAAAATCTAGGGAGCGCCGCCTGCTCCTCCAAGGTTTTTACCTGTTTTTACATCTATGTATATTTCACCAACTTGTTTTCCATTTTTGATCACTGGAACAACATAAACTGGTTTTCCATCAATGTAAACAATTTTTGGAGATCCTGGGGATGCTCCAGGTTCCTCTATGTATTTACTTGCTATATTTTTTGCATCTTCTGTTGATACATGAGTTTTATTAGCGTTAGTATCTTTTGATGTTGTATTTTGAATTTTTTCTGTTTTTGTAATATTATTTTGACTCATACTATTTTTTGCTACAGCCACTTGTGATTTATGTCCCTGTAGGAAATATCCTGCACCAATTGCGCCAACTACAAATATGCAAAGAATAAAAATTAACGCTTTAGAGCGCATGTTTTTCACCCCTTTCCTTTTTTACTAAAAGTTCTATATATATTTATCGCTCCTTTTTCTAGCTTCTTCAAGAACTTTAATTGCAGGGAGCTCTTCGCCAGAAAGAAATGCTATACAAGCCCCGCCTCCACTACTAATATGATTTATTTTATTTGAAATACCCATTTTTTCTGCAGCCGCTGCTAAATGACCTCCTGCTATAACTGAAAATGCGTTGGATGATGCTATTGCATTTAACAAATCTTCAGTTCCTATACTAAATTGTTGTTCTTCGAAAACACCCGCTGGTCCATTAGCAAAAATTGTTTTTGCCTCTCTTATTTTTTCTGCATATATTTTTATAGTTTCCATGCCTATATCATATATTGGAAAGTTAGGAATATCATCAATAGGTACATCAATTCTCTTTCCATTTTTATTTATGGCAACATCAACAGGGGTAAGTATCTTCTCCCCATATTTATCTTTAAGTTTTTTTGCCATTTTTATAAATTTTTTATAATTTTTTCTATACAATATTTTTCTGTTCTTTTCTTTAATATCTATCCCAGAAGCCTCTAAAAATACATTTGCCACCAAACCAGATGTTAGAATATAATCAGCAGAACCATTTTTTAAAATATTTTTCATTATCATTATTGAATCATCAATTTTAACACCTCCAAGAATATAAACACATGGCTTTTCAACGTTTTTAATTATTTTATACAATGTTTTAACTTCTCTTTCCATTAATCTTCCTGCAGCAGAAGGTAGTTTAAGCGGAAATCCAACTAATGATGGTTGTGATCTATGAGCAGCTGCAAAAGCATCATTTATATAATAATCAACAACACTTGATAATTTTCTTACAAGGTGTGTTTCTGCCTGAACTTTGGGATCTCTTTTTAAAACTTCTTCTGAATAAAAACGTACATTTTCTAAAAGGATGATATCTCCATTTTCCATATTTCTTATTGATTCTCGTGCAGCACAACCAAATATATCCTCAACATATGTAACAGGCATATCTAATATATTGGATAATACTTTACTATGCTCTTCCATTGTTGTGAAATCTCTTTTTCCTGGCCTACTTTGATGTGCTAAAATAGCTACCTTTGCATTTTCATCTACTAGTTCTTTGAGTGTTTTTGAATGTAGTCTCATTCTCGTATCATCAAGTATACGTCCAGTATGAGGATCTACTGGAGAATTAATGTCTACTCTTACAAGCACTCTGCTCCCAGAATAATCAAAATCATCCATCGTATAGAATTTGAACAAAAATACATCCTCCTACATTTCAGTTATAAGTTCCTCTAAAGCTTTCTTTTGATCCTTTGCAAGAATTACACCAGAAGCTAAAAGTACACCTTCGGTTCCTAATTCTACTGCCTTTTTTACATCTTCACCAGACGATATTCCTGCACCACATAGCACTCTAACATCCGGGTTCACAGTTTTAACAGCTTCTACTGTGTTTTCAACAACTTCTGGTTTTGCTTTTGACACTGGGATGCCTGATCCTATTAATTCGGGAGGTTCAACTGCTACAAAATCAGGAGATAATGCAGCTGCAGCTGCACTAGTTTCAACATTATTTGTACAAACAATGCTTATCATATCATTCTCTGATAATTTTTTTACAACTTTTGATATGTCAGCCAATTTCATTCTTTTCTCTGAATGATTTACCAACGAACCTTTAGCACCTGCTTCTTTTGCACATTCTAATAAGACACTGCCTGTGTGTCCACCAGCATCTATTGGATCAATATGTTGTGCTATTACTGGAATGTTAACATTTTCTGAAACATATCTTAGGTCCATATGTTGTGGAGCAACTATTATTTTTACTCCATATTCCTCAGATACTTGTTCGCATTTTTTTGCTAGTTTTAGGGCATTTTCTCCTGTAGATTCTTTGTATGTTTTAAAATTTAACACGATGATAGGTCTATCCAACTGTAGTTCCCCCATATTTTTTAGGGATTTTAATTAAATAGATTCAATTCAATTATTTATTTTTTTTCAGTATAAAAATAAAGAATTTAAAAAAACTTATATACATTTTTTAAATAATAATAATAGTGATGTCAATAAGCTCCGGTGGTGTAGTCCGGCCAAGCATCTCAGCCTCTCGAGCTGAGGACCCGGGTTCAAATCCCGGCCGGAGCATTAAATCTATTCAGAGTAATTTATCACAACAACGCACATATATGAAAATTTCCTTTCTGCAGCCTCTTTTAATGATATTTTCGTAATTTTTTCATCTGGATAGCTAAGACGCTCACATATTATTATCTCTTTATCCCCACTAATTCCATTATTCAACAAAAATTTGGCTAAATCATTTACGTCTTTAGAGGGCAAAACCATGATTGGTTTGTCATCGTTTAAAAATTTAAGAAGCTTTTTATAATCTTTTCTTCCATGAAGAGTTAATAGATTTACATTATCCCATGGCATTTTGAGTTTAGCAGCGCATAACTGTATAGAACTTATACCAGGAATAACTTCCAGTTCTACATTTTTATATTTAGACAATAATTTTTTAACAGGCTTTAAAACTCCTGAAAATCCAGGATCTCCAGTTGATAATATACAGACGTCATTATTACGAGCTAGTTTTACAGAATATTCCAACATTTTATTCATGTTTTTGGCATTTAATACAATTTTTCTTGTTGCCTGTGGAAACAAATCTAATGCTCTTTTACTACCAACTAATATATCAACCGTATTTGCAATTTCTTCAGCTATAGGTGTTAAAAAATCTTTTGAACCTGGGCCAATTCCTACAATATAAAGCATTTTTATCCCCAACAAAATTTTTAATGTTATATTTTTATCTTCAAACACAAAATTTTTTGAATATTGAAATTATTTTACTTAAACTTTTTCAGGAGGTCAAAAAATGATACAAATAGCTGTAACAGGGAAACCTAATGTAGGAAAATCTACATTTTTCAGTGCAGCTACATTGTCAGATGTAGAAGTGGCTTCATACCCATTTACAACAATTGATCCAAATCGTGCTGTGGCATATGTAACTACACAATGCCCATGCAAGGAATTAGGTTTAAAATGTAATCCGAGAAATTCTAAATGCAAAAATGGTATTAGATACATACCTATCGAATTGATCGATGTTGCAGGCTTAGTTCCTGGAGCATATAAAGGACGCGGGCTAGGTAACAAATTTTTAGATGACCTTAGACAAGCAGACATGTTTATACATATAGTGGATGCATCTGGATCTACAGATGAAGAAGGTAAAATTGTAGAACCAGGTACTCAAGATCCTCTCGAAGATATAAAATTTCTTGAAAAAGAAATATTGATGTGGGTTTATGGAATTATAGGTAAAAATTGGAATAAACTTGTTAGGAAAATTTTGTTGGAGAATTTAAAATTTGAAGAAGTTGTGTATGATCAACTTTCTGGCATTGGAGTATCTATTGAAGGCATTGTTAAAGCCAAAAATATGGTAGGCTCAAGATTTGATAAGTGGGGAAAAGAAGAACTTTTAAAGTTTTTAAAATATTTGATAAACATTTGTAAACCAATGTTAATTGTTGCCAACAAGATAGATATCCCAACCGCAGAAAAAAACATAAAAAAAATTAAAAATAAATATTCAAGAGTAGTGCCTGCCTCAGCAGAAGCAGAATTAGCACTTAGAAAAGCAGCTAAAGCAGGACTTATAAAATATACACCGGGAAGTTCCAATTTTAAAATAATAAATAAAGATAAACTCAATAAAAAACAAATTTCAGCACTTAACTATATCAAAAAGAATATATTAGAAAAATATGGAAGTACAGGTGTACAAAAGGCTTTGAATAAAGCTGTATTTGAAATTCTTAAGATGATAGTTGTTTATCCTGTAGAAAATGAAAATAAAATGAGTGATTCACAAGGAAATGTATTACCAGATGCAATTTTGCTTCCAAAAGGATCTACACCAGTTGATTTGGCTTATAAAATACATGAAGAAATTGGAGAAAATTTTCGTTTTGCTATCGATGCTAGAAAGGGAATAAAAATTTCAAATGATTACAAATTAAAAAACGGCGATATAATAAAAATAGTACATACTGCCTAACACCAAAAATTGAAAAGAGGGTCAGTGCCCTGACCGGGATTTGAACCCGGGTAACGGGATCCGCAGTCCCGCGTGATATCCAGGCTACACTATCAGGGCACTATGAATTTTTTAATTTTTAGGTCATGAAAAGAAGATATTCACCAATTACCATTACATTTCTTATGTTCCAATGTAATATAAATTTTACTTCTTTTTTGGAGAATTAAACTTTTTGTACTTTTGCATTACATATCTCTTTTAAAATAGGTATACATGATACTCCTAAATATATTCCTGAGACGCTTGTATCATAGATGTAAAGTTCAATACCTTCTTTTTTAATGTTTTTTGCTAAGTTTACCATTTCTTTTTCAATGTCATCTGTCAGTGGAACATTTGCTCTACCATCTGTTATCATAAATGCTTTTACTTTTAATGATTCTTCTTTCATCTTTTCTCTTTTAGATAATGAAATAAGTTGTTGTAATGCGGAAGATAATGGTGTTCTACCACCAGTGGGGGCTCGTTCAATTTCATCTACAATTTGCCAATAATTTTTTGTAGGAGGTACTACTATTTCTGATTTAAAGCCTTTGGCGAGTATAAATGCCATTTTAGATCTTTTTGTGTATCCATCTTCAATGAGTTTTTCTGCAATACCTTTAGCAATTCTTATTCTTTTCTTTACAGCCATGCTTCCACTAGAATCCAATATAATTACCCAAAGGGTAGGGGCTTTCACACGTCTAACTCTTATTCTGATATCATCTTTTTCAAATTTAACTGGAAGTTTTCTTTCCCTAAGCATTGCATGTATTATGGAATTATATAAGTCAATGTCATTTGCAGATTCATCTTTATTTGAGGATAAGGGTATATGAGCTACTGGTATCCCTTTTGGCTGATTTATAGTTGTCATTGTAATGTCTCTTGAAGACCTATGCGCAGAACCACTGAATTTTATCTTTTTTTTAGAATCTATCTCTGGAACTTCTGTCTTTAGAGGTGGAAAAAAAGTGTCATCAAACCTCCTACTACCGAAATCTTCACGATCAGAACTTCTATTCAATTTCTGTTTTTTACTACTTCTTATCCTGCTTCGAAAAAATTTTGTCTTAGGTAAAGATTTCCCACCTTCTTTTCTTCTTTGGAAAGGCTTATCTTTTAGTCTGTGTTTTAATGTTAGTTCCATTGCTTTTTCAATGTCTTCCATAGAAACTTTTTTTCTGCCGTCAAGAGCAGAAATTGACTTAGCTGTCTTTATAGTTGCTATCTCAGCCCTATTTGTTTTTATTCCTAATTTAATTATTGTTTCTGCAAGTAATTCTAAAAGATCTTCATCAACTTTAACTTTTGGTAATAATTCTCTTGCTTTGACAATTTTTTTTGTTAGCTCTTCTTCCTCTTTTTTGTATTTTTCATAAAATTCTACAGGGTCTTTTTGGAATTCTTCAGTCCTTCTAACAATTTCAATTCTCTCCTCTGGATTCATAGGTGCAGATATTTCAACACACAGACCAAATCTATCTAATATTTGCGGTCTTAATTCTCCTTCCTCTGGGTTCATGCTTCCTACTAATATAAATCTTGCAGGATGTCTAAATGAAATTCCTTCCCTCTCTATTGTGTTCCATCCCATTGCAGCTGCATCTAAAAGAGAATCTGCAATATAATCATCAAGTAAATTGACTTCATCTATATATAGAACACCTCTATTTGCTTCCGCCATTAATCCAGGATTTAAAGCTTTCTTACCTTCCTTTAAAAACTTTGTAACGTCTATAGTACCTATCAGTCTATCTATAGTTATACTTAGTGGTAAGTTAACAAAGCTCATTTTTCTTTTTTCTACCGGTAATTTTTCATTGGATGAAAAGCGTTCGTAACAATCATCACACATTTCAAGCGGATTGTTTGGGTTGCATCTAAATTCACAATCTGCAACTACTTCAATCTCAGGTAGTATGTTTGTTAATGATCTAACTAGCGTAGATTTACCTGTTCCCTTATCACCTTTTAGTAAAACACCACCTATCAACGGATTTACAGCAACACATAAAAGAGCTGTCTTAGCTTCTTCTTGACCAACAACAGCGGAAAATGGGAAACTTAATTGCCTTTCACAATATTCCATACTTTTTCCACCTTTTTCATATTATTCTTCCAATTATCAACATCATTAATAGAATAAATATTAATTATTCCACCTTGTATTTCTCCTTTTCCAACTTCATCTTCTAATGTGCTTTCAATTTCCATATATAGATGTTTTAAACTTCTAATTGTTTTTTTATCGGCTTTCCACAACTTTCTTTCATAAGCCTCTAATAATCTCCTTGTAATCTCCTCTAATGCGTAAGGATTATGTTTTTTAAACCATTCTTTCATTTTGGAATATTTTTTAAATATGTTGTCAAATACCCAGTCATTAACTAATCCAGTTGTTGACTGCCAGCCATAAAGATGGAGAATCTTTTTTGAAAATTCATTTGCTCCTCTATACCCATGCTTTTTCATGTTTTTGATCCACTCATCATTCAATAATTTACTCCTCACTATTCTTTCTATTTCTTTTTTCACATTGATAACCTTTATGTTTGAAATATCGCGCGTATCAACTTGTAATGTTTCTGTTTTCTTTCCTCTCAATGTATCTACAGCTGCTTTAAATCCTCCCTGGAATGCGAAATATCCACAGCAATTTGTTAACTCATGTTCATCACTTACATGATTCCTTGTTATTACATCAACTTTTCTTAAATTAAGTGTCAATGATTCTGGAGCTTTAACACCAAATCTATCTTTTGAATAGGCATGATCACTCCATTTAATCCATATTTTTCCAAGTTCTTCCTTGTTTTTCCAGGCTGATGATTCAACAGCATAATTTACGCCAGCTCCATATGCTCCTGGCGGGGTTGAAAATATTCTATATTTTGCAAATTCTTTAGCTCTTTTTACACCCATTCTTGAAAGTTCCTTTAAATTTTCTATATAATGTTTTTTAACATAGTTTTTATGAAGAGGTTCTTTGGCTTTAATAACCTTTTTCACGGCTTCATCAATTATTTCTATGTAATTTGGCAGTGTATCACGTGTTATACCACTTATCCTCACTAAAACATCAATTCTTGGTCTCTTCAATTTATTTAGAGGTATTACCTCAACTCCAACAACTTTATCATTTTTCCATTTAGGTTTTACACCCAATAAATATAATATTTGAGATAGCTGTTCTCCATCGGCTTTATATCCATCTATACTCCATAGAACCTGACCAACAGTTTCAGGGAACTTTCCATATTTGTTTTTATAAAATTTCAATAATTTTTCAGCTGTTTTAACGCCAATTTTCCATGCAGCTTTTGTTGGAATTTCTGTAGGATCTACCGCATAGAAATTTCTGCCTGTAGGTATTATTTCATATTTACCGCGTGCCAAAGATCCTGAAGGTCCTGGTTCAACAAATTCAAAATTC
Coding sequences within:
- a CDS encoding GTP-binding conserved hypothetical protein TIGR00650 (COGs: COG0012 GTPase probable translation factor~InterPro IPR002917: IPR013646: IPR004095: IPR006073~KEGG: mth:MTH1515 translation-associated GTPase~PFAM: GTPase of unknown function domain protein; GTP-binding protein HSR1-related; TGS domain protein~SPTR: O27559 GTP-binding protein~PFAM: GTPase of unknown function; GTPase of unknown function C-terminal; TGS domain), producing MIQIAVTGKPNVGKSTFFSAATLSDVEVASYPFTTIDPNRAVAYVTTQCPCKELGLKCNPRNSKCKNGIRYIPIELIDVAGLVPGAYKGRGLGNKFLDDLRQADMFIHIVDASGSTDEEGKIVEPGTQDPLEDIKFLEKEILMWVYGIIGKNWNKLVRKILLENLKFEEVVYDQLSGIGVSIEGIVKAKNMVGSRFDKWGKEELLKFLKYLINICKPMLIVANKIDIPTAEKNIKKIKNKYSRVVPASAEAELALRKAAKAGLIKYTPGSSNFKIINKDKLNKKQISALNYIKKNILEKYGSTGVQKALNKAVFEILKMIVVYPVENENKMSDSQGNVLPDAILLPKGSTPVDLAYKIHEEIGENFRFAIDARKGIKISNDYKLKNGDIIKIVHTA
- a CDS encoding magnesium chelatase ChlI subunit (COGs: COG1239 Mg-chelatase subunit ChlI~InterPro IPR002035: IPR000523: IPR003593~KEGG: ton:TON_1876 magnesium chelatase, ChlI subunit~PFAM: magnesium chelatase ChlI subunit~SMART: AAA ATPase~SPTR: B6YVP3 Magnesium chelatase, ChlI subunit~PFAM: Magnesium chelatase, subunit ChlI; MCM2/3/5 family), translated to MEYCERQLSFPFSAVVGQEEAKTALLCVAVNPLIGGVLLKGDKGTGKSTLVRSLTNILPEIEVVADCEFRCNPNNPLEMCDDCYERFSSNEKLPVEKRKMSFVNLPLSITIDRLIGTIDVTKFLKEGKKALNPGLMAEANRGVLYIDEVNLLDDYIADSLLDAAAMGWNTIEREGISFRHPARFILVGSMNPEEGELRPQILDRFGLCVEISAPMNPEERIEIVRRTEEFQKDPVEFYEKYKKEEEELTKKIVKARELLPKVKVDEDLLELLAETIIKLGIKTNRAEIATIKTAKSISALDGRKKVSMEDIEKAMELTLKHRLKDKPFQRRKEGGKSLPKTKFFRSRIRSSKKQKLNRSSDREDFGSRRFDDTFFPPLKTEVPEIDSKKKIKFSGSAHRSSRDITMTTINQPKGIPVAHIPLSSNKDESANDIDLYNSIIHAMLRERKLPVKFEKDDIRIRVRRVKAPTLWVIILDSSGSMAVKKRIRIAKGIAEKLIEDGYTKRSKMAFILAKGFKSEIVVPPTKNYWQIVDEIERAPTGGRTPLSSALQQLISLSKREKMKEESLKVKAFMITDGRANVPLTDDIEKEMVNLAKNIKKEGIELYIYDTSVSGIYLGVSCIPILKEICNAKVQKV